A stretch of the Salvelinus fontinalis isolate EN_2023a chromosome 22, ASM2944872v1, whole genome shotgun sequence genome encodes the following:
- the trhrb gene encoding thyrotropin-releasing hormone receptor b: MENVTEAQDNQTWGTWTDQIIEYKVVSTLLVFVICAFGIVGNVMVILVVLTTKHMRTPTNCYLVSLAVADLIVLTAAGIPNITDSIFGSWVFGRSGCLGITYLQYLGINASSCSITAFTIERYIAICHPIKAQLLCTLSRAKKIILFVWGFTLLYSVMWFYLSDIKEEAYENDVTIVICSYKVSRQLYLPIYFLDFGIFFVVPLMLATILYGLIARILIMNPLPSGRKDKSKNEQSNTTRGCKNSHHTSTTATSRRQVTKMLAVVVILFAVLWMPYRTLVVVNSFLEQAYMNTWFILFCRSCVYLNSAINPIIYNAMSQKFRAAFRKLCLCGRKGSEKPTGGRYGVALTYSVVKDTSMVETTDQFNTELDEITVTCELPDKKMVFQDTCVYSKVTLCND, encoded by the exons ATGGAAAATGTTACTGAAGCTCAAGATAATCAGACTTGGGGGACTTGGACGGACCAAATAATCGAATACAAAGTGGTGAGCACTTTGTTAGTTTTCGTGATATGCGCCTTTGGGATCGTTGGTAATGTTATGGTGATCTTAGTGGTGCTTACCACTAAACACATGAGGACACCCACCAACTGCTACCTGGTGAGCTTGGCCGTTGCAGATCTCATCGTACTAACTGCGGCGGGCATACCGAATATCACGGACAGCATCTTCGGGTCTTGGGTGTTCGGCCGCTCAGGATGTCTCGGAATCACCTACCTCCAGTACCTGGGAATCAATGCATCGTCCTGCTCTATCACCGCCTTTACCATCGAAAGGTACATCGCTATTTGCCACCCGATAAAAGCCCAGTTGCTGTGCACACTGTCCAGAGCCAAGAAGATAATATTGTTTGTCTGGGGTTTCACTTTACTTTACTCCGTCATGTGGTTCTACCTGTCAGATATCAAAGAAGAAGCATATGAGAACGACGTGACCATCGTGATATGCAGCTACAAAGTTTCAAGACAACTCTACTTGCCCATTTACTTTTTGGATTTCGGGATATTTTTTGTTGTGCCGCTTATGCTGGCTACCATTCTGTATGGTCTCATCGCCAGAATCCTGATCATGAATCCGTTACCTTCTGGACGCAAGGATAAAAGTAAAAATGAACAAAGCAACACAACAAGGGGATGTAAAAACTCCCACCACACCAGCACTACCGCTACTTCTCGGAGACAG GTAACCAAGATGCTGGCTGTGGTGGTGATCCTGTTCGCTGTGCTGTGGATGCCGTACCGCACCCTGGTGGTGGTAAACTCCTTCCTGGAGCAGGCCTACATGAATACCTGGTTTATCCTCTTCTGTCGGAGCTGTGTCTACCTCAACAGCGCAATCAACCCCATCATCTACAATGCTATGTCGCAGAAGTTCCGTGCCGCCTTCCGCAAGCTCTGCCTCTGCGGACGGAAAGGCTCTGAGAAGCCTACCGGCGGCAGGTACGGTGTGGCGCTGACCTACAGCGTGGTCAAGGACACATCTATGGTGGAGACTACGGACCAATTCAACACAGAGCTGGACGAGATCACGGTGACCTGTGAGTTGCCTGACAAGAAGATGGTGTTTCAGGACACCTGTGTGTACAGCAAGGTGACTTTATGCAATGACTGA